ATAAAGACGAATAATAAGAGTAGTAGGAACATgccaaatataattattgtgtttattcataattttcatATCTAGTTACATTTTAGGTGTATGTCGtgaaaaatgtgaaattaaatATGGATgttgtaagaaaaatatgtaattttgcaATTAGCATTATCAAACGTCAAACGTGAATATTATTGCATGACTGAAAAAGAAACGCACATACTGTACGTTAAAAAGTAGAGATTTGTGTCGGTCGAACTCGAAATTGGCTCAGTAAACTTCTGACTGTATTGGCCAAAATCAGAAGCTAAATCCGAACAAAATACATGTGTATGATGTGTTTCTTAGAACTGAACCAAAAATGTAGCACTCGGTTTTGCTTATTACTGTATGCATGTAAGTACAAAAATTTAGTTGCACAAGTTACACTACTCAACCTTCAATCCTTTGCAATGTGCGTGATCGATCATATTAGTACTATAATACTAAGGTGACAggagaaataaaaatttagattaaatGTTTTAACACTTAACACATCCATTTAGTATTGGCTGCCATCACTGCACATAATTCAGATGTGAAAATGCGTTTTTcatataaatacaaaaacacatttCACAATTTGCATGATAAAACACTAGTATGTTCTAAGCCCTACTCTTAAACATTATCTAAGAAGTTAAAAGGTTACAACTTTGTATTTTAGCcgttaaaatacaaaattgctACGGAGATTAGTCTTGTTGGGACCAAATCTACCGTACTcatgttttttatatacataaaaggAATAGTTAAGACTAAAGACAATGCCAAAAACCCAAACATTTTGGGAAAAGATACAATTCTGATCAATCATATGCTTATTTGGGaccaaaaccataaaaccaaAGAAATGAAACTTTGTTGAAATCCATCAGCTAACAAACAACGTAACTCTGACTAGAAAAGTAAACACAACATGAATATGagaaaacaagtatatccacacaCATAAAACTTCATCAACATTAGCCAATAACCCGATTTGTATGCTCTCTAGTCTTATGTCAAAAGCACCTAAGATTCAAAATGAACCATATACACTCACTAGATGCCACATATGAGTATCGATATCTGTCTGCAAGTGAAACCCTCCCTTGATAACTCTTAACCGCATTACAagctcaagaaaaaaaactaaataccTAAAGTAAGCTAAATATAATCGGAGAGCAagatatataacttaaaaacgATTAACAAACAGCAAGATATATCGAAAAGAATCACACTTACCAACAACATTAAAACAATGATAGTCGTAATTGCTTCCATTgcagaaacacacacacacaccatttGCTTTGGTTTTTCCAACATCAAATTTTAAAGACGATTCTACAATCAATTTCACCTTCATACAAAAGCTATCCGCGATCAAAATAGTCAAGTCAGAAAAACCAGTAAAAGCCGTcacaaaacaaaccaacaaacacTAGCTAAAAGTCCGACCACCCGTGAAAAAAAGATACTTGATAGCTTTAATAAACAAAAGCCTAACCATCCTAATGGAAAATATAATCCTTCCAAACGTGCCAACCCAACCACCGCCTAACTAAACTATCATCAATATGAAGGAGGAGCACGAGGCGGAGCAGCACCCCAAAACACGTCGTGTTGAGCCATTTGGTGACCATTTGGTATAAAATTAGGAGGCATATTATACATGGGAGGCTGCATCGGTCCTTCGTTTCCATCATTCCCACTCTCGTTATCATCATCCTCCTTCACCTTCTGCTTCTTCACATCTTCTAGCTGTAGTTGctgctcttgttgttgttgttgttgttgttgttgttgttgttcatcttCAATCGGTAACCTCTCGTAAGTGGCATTGCAAAACGTAGCAGCTATCACAATAACAGGCCCAGAGGCGATAAGCGGCCCAGCGACACCTCCTCCCACGACTTGACCTTGAGCTCCAGCTAAGTAAATGGTTAAACCAGCGGCTGCAGCAGGAGAACCAGAAGTAGGAAGAAAAGCACCACACATAGACAAGATCTCAAACTGACCACGCAAGCTCACAACTCCACCAGAAGCAGCAGGCTGACGCAGAGTAACATTAGTGACCAAACCACTGCCGCTCAGCACAGAAACCCCACGGCCGCGTCTACGAGCAAAGGCGTTTAAGCTTTCCGCCACGTCAGCGCCAGTAGCGATCTCAAGAACATGGCTCTGAAGAGAGTTAGGGCTTTCTTTGGTGACAACGACCGGACTCTTTGGTTTGTTCTTGGAACCAGGAGGTCTACCTCTAGGACGCCGACCCGTAGAACCGGATCCAGATCCAGGGTCAACAGCGGGTTGCTCGTCACGGCTAGTCTGCTCTTCTTGGCTCTGAGTCTGAGTATTATTAGGGCTTCCACTGGTGAAGTCGTGGTCCAATCTTGGATCCGAACGGGTCATAGTcggtgtgttgttgttgttgttgttactgtttctgtgGTGTAAAGAAGGAGCTGATGAAGTCACTGGACTCTCAACTCCACCGATTGCAACATTCCCTACCCACCAAGGATTCGccattgatttttttccttttcttctccagtaaaaaaaaaaaaaagNNNNNNNNNNNNNNNNNNNNNNNNNNNNNNNNNNNNNNNNNNNNNNNNNNNNNNNNNNNNNNNNNNNNNNNNNNNNNNNNNNNNNNNNNNNNNNNNNNNNNNNNNNNNNNNNNNNNNNNNNNNNNNNNNNNNNNNNNNNNNNNNNNNNNNNNNNNNNNNNNNNNNNNNNNNNNNNNNNNNNNNNNNNNNNNNNNNNNNNNNNNNNNNNNNNNNNNNNNNNNNNNNNNNNNNNNNNNNNNNNNNNNNNNNNNNNNNNNNNNNNNNNNNNNNNNNNNNNNNNNNNNNNNNNNNNNNNNNNNNNNNNNNNNNNNNNNNNNNNNNNNNNNNNNNNNNNNNNNNNNNNNNNNNNNNNNNNNNNNNNNNNNNNNNNNNNNNNNNNNNNNNNNNNNNNNNNNNNNNNNNNNNNNNNNNNNNNNNNNNNNNNNNNNNNNNNNNNNNNNNNNNNNNNNNNNNNNNNNNNNNNNNNNNNNNNNNNNNNNNNNNNNNNNNNNNNNNNNNNNNNNNNNNNNNNNNNNNNNNNNNNNNNNNNNNNNNNNNNNNNNNNNNNNNNNNNNNNNNNNNNNNNNNNNNNNNNNNNNNNNNNNNNNNNNNNNNNNNNaaaaaaaaaaaaaaaaaaaaagaagaagaaggagaagaggggaagagagagaccaaacaaaacaaaaggttttaaaattttcaggcAGAGATTTTTGTACTTTGAAAGTCGTGTGAGAAGTCTTATTACCGTCTCTTTCTACTTTGTACTTTGGGAAAATATATTGGGAGCGTGTGcgtacgttaaaaaaaaaaaaggactctGATGGGAGGCGTACGATAAGGGGATTATGATTTGATCTTTCGTGATAACGGGTCTCTGAAgcggtcctctctcttctcctcttctatCTCTCGACCAGAGCCGTCCTTTTGGACCATTGAACTTTTAGGTGTTCGTGCAAAAGTTTGAGCGAGCTTCTCTAGACGCCTGTCTCTTCTATTGCTCACTTTTGTGGACCCTTTCTGGAATTACTTCACTACCCCCCCCACTTCTTACATCAGTTGTCAATTTCTTGGTTCTGATATGGTTAACCaagttgtcttctttttttctttttttagtttgataatggtgaaaaaaaatcaacttagaaacccaaaaataaaaaaaagttgactCGAGGAAAATCTAAAAGACAAGAGACTTTTAATTTAGGCAGCTATAGACCTATAgtgtatataataaacattGTCAACTTACGCCGAATGATCTTGTTTTCGAATTTCATCAATTATAAGCACGTTGTACGTAATTACGTATGACTTATCATTGATGAAATAGCTAGCTATAGCAATGGcgaataaagaaagaaaaaaactataaagcaacaaaaaaaaaagtggtaacGTTTAATTATGGTTActataaatagaaataaatatcGTAAGGTCCAATTAAGGTCTCTAATTCTTTTGTAATTCAATCCCATATGGTTTTGGATAATATGCAAGAGAGAGAGTGTGACatttgttttaacaaaaaaagaaaagagagtgtGACATTTGACTAATCTGTTATTGAATGCTAAAGGATAACCCCAATttccagaaagaaagaaaaatatatgctaTTGAGACATTGAATTTGAGGAGGGATGACGACGAtttgatattaaataaatttgatattatCAAACCATCTTGAAATTTTCATTTCCCGCTTGAGAAATTGGAATTTTATAGTTCATTGTatgtatatacaattttgtttgaCCAGACCATACGACCATACCcagttataataataaattatgagGTCTGATGTCAAAAAAGGAACAATAATAATTCTTGAAATATTGAATTTGGTGGTCTCACTTCTTTAATGAAGTGAATCAAGAAAAGGAGGACACCACCGGCCCCAATGGCCACTAGAACGGAACGTTacattatatttgtatttaatgtcTTTTTGTCGCCTCAtcttgtatttatatttatattacctACCTCTATATGTCTATCATTTCTGTATTACCTTCCTCACCAGTTTTAAATAAAACGACATATATATGCATGGTAGAAAGTTTCAATTCTGTACTAAACCTCTTGAGCAGCTAGTAGTTAATGTTTGGGTATCTTGAGTTCTTAACAATAAACCTCTTGAGCAGTAATATTATTGTGATTCAATGCCTTTAGTCCGAAATCATCCACTCATCTACACAAAATAGTAACATGCCGTTTAGAATATAGTTTCAACACCAATTAATGCCATCATGAGACTTTAAAATGATCAGGTTTCCTTGTCAAATTGTAATTAACTACTTGTTCACACTTCAGatgctacatatatatatatatatatatatatatatatcttctcttTATTCTGTTTGACTTATTGCGGTGTTCTTTCAACTTCAGTCATCAGTAGAATTGAAGCAAGACCATAAGTTATAACTGTATGAGTCTGTTTTCTTCAAGATCATGAACACAAAATAACTAATAAGTCTTAGATGACACGTGATAGTGTGCAACCCTACTGATAACTACCTTTCAGCGTATAGAAATATGCAGAATTTGATAAATTAGCATTTGCGATAATATTACCTTTGAAAATAGTGAGAACCTAACATCTTCGTCTTTCTCATGATCTTACTGCATCGACGAAAAAATCGTTGCTCCTACTCCCATAGTCCCACCCAAATTGAAACTAAAGTCAGCAACCCAACATGACCAAGCGTACAAGATTTATCTCATATGATTGTGTCTTCACTTACGGCCTGATTGGTTCAAACACAGACTTTGCTGTTGCGTTTGCGGGAGATTGCAGAAGTGGGTtgttgcggtttcaagcgttattaagcgttttaaATTACTGATTTAGCATTTTAAAATGGATGCGTTTGCGGAAGTTTTATGACTGGTTGACCAGCATGTGTAATAGCtgttaaaacattataaatgtaatatataattatataaatgttttaaaataccaaaaaaattattaaacttgatttataattataattcattaaaaatactaaaacaattattcaaaaaacaaaaaatttcatattgaagcGAGAGTTGAGAAAAGTcattgatgatttattttaatattctcacagataatatttatttatatttttgaacttatgtgccatgtgccattaaatttgtATCAAGTTTtctgggttattgttaattgaaatcttattttcttgtataattatttattttctaatctctttAATTGTATAGGTCACTTTCTCCCATTCTTAATGGATAAAATGATTAGGTGGAAGatatttgaaaacatatttcattatcattgatttgttttaagttaaaaaaaaaaaatctaaccgCAATCGTCTGCAATCGCAAACGCTTACGGGTTACGGGAAACAGTGATTTCAAACGGTTAGGAGCGATTTAAAGCGATTTgtaccaatcgctagcaaccgctatcACCTGCAACGAACACAATGATCAACcgcaaaagtatatatattgattcGGGAAAGATTTGCTCCAACAACCCTTTgttaactatataataataatactatttatatttcatttaaaatcgttaacaaaaaaaaaaggagacgaTAGTTTCTTCATTCTTGTTAGTGTGGTGTTGAAGACAAATGAACGAATAAGCTAAAAGAGATCAGCGTCGTTTCGTAAATAaaggggattttttttttaataaaaacttttctttaattaattgatgGGTTTCTTGTtgccaacaaaaaacaaaatccattggTGGAGTATGCGCTGCTTCTTGGGCCCTAAGGTTTATCTCAACCCCAAAAAACTTTGTCccctttttaacaaaaaaaagtttccaaataGATAAGGAGGATTAACTAGTTTTGAACTGGTTGGttatattgaagaaaatttaGACCAGACAAAATAAGCACTCGTTCTAATGAATCTTTAAGAGAATTTTAGTCTCGAAGTTTGATATACAATTCTAGTCCCAGCCCTTGTGGTTTGTTGCCACACCCTCAACTagttctctgttttggtttgttcAAGAGCGATTTTCTAAGTCCATAGTCTATATTAGTAGCAGAAGCGAACAGGCGAGTGAGAATGAAGATACAAGATTTTGAAATTGTTATCACAAGGCGATAAACTACTATCTACATCTCTGACCTCTGATATTAACTGCTTCCAAACATTGCTATACGAAACTCCTGATTTACATGTTTATCTTTATTACATCATTTTTGTAAGCATTAACATAGACTTTTTATTGCAAACACCTAACTtaggtagtagtagtagtaaaaaCCTTACGCATGAGCTGATTTTGTAGCTTTCTTGAGTTTGGAGTTAATGGCCTTGTCTTGATAAAGCTTTGGATTACGAGTCGAAATCCAGAGAAAAGCTCCAA
The Camelina sativa cultivar DH55 chromosome 6, Cs, whole genome shotgun sequence genome window above contains:
- the LOC104791843 gene encoding AT-hook motif nuclear-localized protein 15-like yields the protein MANPWWVGNVAIGGVESPVTSSAPSLHHRNSNNNNNNTPTMTRSDPRLDHDFTSGSPNNTQTQSQEEQTSRDEQPAVDPGSGSGSTGRRPRGRPPGSKNKPKSPVVVTKESPNSLQSHVLEIATGADVAESLNAFARRRGRGVSVLSGSGLVTNVTLRQPAASGGVVSLRGQFEILSMCGAFLPTSGSPAAAAGLTIYLAGAQGQVVGGGVAGPLIASGPVIVIAATFCNATYERLPIEDEQQQQQQQQQQQEQQLQLEDVKKQKVKEDDDNESGNDGNEGPMQPPMYNMPPNFIPNGHQMAQHDVFWGAAPPRAPPSY